A stretch of Planococcus citri chromosome 5, ihPlaCitr1.1, whole genome shotgun sequence DNA encodes these proteins:
- the LOC135846891 gene encoding uncharacterized protein LOC135846891, giving the protein MEITNELLSKILSGDSKSKVAILDWHIEDNIAPGNSHLSMLSRLMVEYQRKGKIFKKSFILKVPSTHPRYNFGIKFKLYEKEYPMYTEVLEEMYKIDGEHIGPRLYYTDDKYSLMMKDLSLSGYKTADRTQQLDFDHCYLVLKKLAKFHGLSVKLNQCSKINPIIKGKLWIDGVELDERDKECPRRCCELLAKIVHPKFGLYEKLHQIKDDICDMLRQELISDRFTFNVLNHGDLCLGNTLFKYDRYGDVMKVKFIDFQFSSWVPPVFDILGFTICSMRFDVFEKHFNFLMQTYIDTLNKTLKFAQCDLYSLEELYRDMENLPATIIMNLCSRLPQLLHGYEIPGGHEMVAYHEIFFKNELYLKVLHQWISYYHKKGLFN; this is encoded by the exons ATGGAAATCACCAACGAACTGCTGAGCAAGATTCTAAGCGGAGATTCGAAATCCAAAGTAGCAATTCTGGACTGGCACATCGAAGATAACATAGCTCCAGGAAACAGTCACTTATCGATGCTCTCTCGTTTGATGGTCGAATACCAAAgaaaaggtaaaattttcaagaaatcgttTATTCTTAAAGTACCTTCGACTCATCCTAGGTACAATTTcggaataaaattcaaactgtACGAAAAAGAATACCCTATGTACACCGAAGTGCTCGAAGAAATGTACAAAATCGATGGCGAACACATAGGCCCCAGATTATACTACACCGATGATAAATACTCGTTGATGATGAAAGATCTCTCTCTATCCGGGTACAAAACAGCAGACCGCACCCAGCAGCTGGATTTCGACCACTGTTACTTGGTTTTAAAGAAATTAGCTAAATTTCACGGTCTATCGGTAAAGCTAAATCAGTGTTCAAAAATAAACCCAATCATTAAAGGAAAGCTATGGATAGACGGTGTTGAATTGGACGAACGAGATAAAGAATGTCCACGACGTTGTTGCGAACTGCTGGCAAAAATTGTACATCCTAAATTCGGTCtttacgaaaaattacaccaaatcAAAGACGATATATGCGACATGTTACGTCAAGAATTAATTTCAGATCGATTTACGTTCAATGTCTTGAATCATGGAGATTTGTGCCTGGGAAACACGTTATTCAAATACGACAGGTATGGTGATGTGATGAAAGTCAAGTTCATCGATTTTCAGTTCTCATCCTGGGTACCTCCAGTGTTCGATATATTGGGTTTTACTATCTGTAGTATGCGGTTTGATGTATTCgagaaacattttaattttttaatgcaaactTACATCGATACGTTgaacaaaacgttgaaatttgcACAATGCGATTTGTATTCGTTGGAAGAATTGTATCGTGATATGGAGAATCTACCAGCTACTATCATCATGAACCTGTGCAGTCGTCTACCTCAATTGTTACACGGGTATGAAATTCCAGGAGGACATGAAATGGTGGCTTATCACgagattttcttcaaaaacgagCTATACTTGAAAGTTTTGCATCAATGGATTTCCTACTATCATAAAAAAG GTTTGTTCAATTGA
- the LOC135848405 gene encoding uncharacterized protein LOC135848405, whose product MEITNELLSKILSGDSSCKVAILDWHIEDNIAPGNNHSSMLSRLIVEYQRKGKIFKKSFILKIPSTHPAYSYGVRFKMYEKEYPMYTEVLEEMYKIDGEHIGPRLYYTDDKYSLMMKDLSLSGYKTTDRTKQLDFHHCCLVLKKLAKFHGLSVKLNQNSKLSSTIKRMLCFDIEPDERDRKMTKRVCEQVAKTISPKSTLHKKILQIKDDLGDRFRQEITSDRFTFRVLNHGDLWLGNTLFKYKGQSTNKFPSFRKLGKEIPRNLKFAGNLDTTFEHHPAKFYSDPFSCSFIMRV is encoded by the coding sequence ATGGAGATCACTAACGAACTGTTGAGTAAGATCCTAAGCGGAGATTCGTCATGCAAAGTTGCAATACTTGACTGGCACATCGAAGACAACATCGCTCCAGGAAACAATCACTCATCGATGCTATCCCGCCTGATAGTCGAATACCAAAGAaaaggtaaaatattcaaaaaatcgtttatACTAAAAATACCATCGACTCATCCCGCATATAGTTACGGAGTCAGATTCAAAATGTACGAGAAAGAATACCCTATGTACACCGAAGTGCTTGAAGAAATGTATAAAATCGATGGCGAACACATTGGCCCCAGACTGTACTACACCGATGATAAATACTCGTTGATGATGAAAGATCTCTCTTTATCCGGATACAAAACAACAGACCGCACCAAACAGCTGGATTTCCATCACTGTTgcttggttttgaaaaaattggccaagtttcATGGTTTATCAGTAAAGCTGAATCAGAACTCGAAATTAAGTTCCACCATTAAACGAATGCTATGTTTCGATATAGAACCGGATGAACGAGatagaaaaatgacaaaacgtgTTTGCGAACAAGTGGCGAAAACCATAAGCCCAAAATCAACTCTGCataaaaaaatcctccaaatcAAAGACGATTTAGGCGACAGATTCCGTCAAGAAATAACCTCAGATCGATTCACATTCAGAGTTTTGAATCATGGCGACTTGTGGTTGGGAAACACGTTATTCAAATACAAAGGTCAGTCAACAAATAAGTTTCCCTCGTTCAGAAAATTAGGAAAGGAAATAcctaggaacttgaaatttgcaGGGAATCTTGATACAACCTTTGAGCATCAccctgcaaaattttattcggatcCGTTCAGTTGTTCGTTTATAATGAGAGTTTGA
- the LOC135846307 gene encoding uncharacterized protein LOC135846307 gives MEITNELLSKILSGDSSSKVAILDWHIEDNIAPGNNHSSMLSRLMVEYQRKGKIFKKSFILKIPSTHPAYNFGIKFKLYEKEYPMYTEVLEEMYKIDGEHIGPRLYYTDDKYSLMMKDLSLSGYKAAERTKQLDFHHCCLVLKKLARFHGLSVKLNQCSKINSTIKRQLWTDDIKWEERDKECPRRCCELLAEIVHPKFGLHEKFHQIKDDVWDTLRQEIIPDRFGFHVLIHGDLWLGNTLFKYDKYGDVTKVKFIDFQFSSWSSPVFDILNFTLCSIRFDVFERHFDFLMETYIETLNKTLKFVQCDLLYSLEELYSDMENLPATVIMNLSCRLPGFLHGYENPVTYETFIKNGNFDSVAHHETFFKNELYLKILNQWVSHYHKKGLFDLI, from the exons ATGGAGATCACCAACGAATTACTGAGCAAAATCCTGAGCGGAGATTCGTCATCCAAAGTTGCCATTCTGGACTGGCATATCGAAGACAACATCGCACCAGGAAACAATCACTCATCGATGCTCTCTCGTTTGATGGTCGAATACCAAAGAaaaggtaaaatattcaaaaaatctttcattCTTAAAATACCTTCGACTCATCCCGCGTACAATTTCGGAATCAAATTCAAACTGTATGAAAAAGAATACCCTATGTACACCGAAGTGCTCGAAGAAATGTATAAAATTGATGGCGAACACATAGGCCCCAGATTATACTACACCGATGATAAATACTCGTTGATGATGAAAGATCTCTCTTTATCCGGGTACAAAGCAGCAGAACGCACCAAACAATTGGATTTCCATCACTGTTgcttggttttgaaaaaattggccagGTTTCACGGTCTATCGGTAAAGCTAAatcaatgttcaaaaataaattcgacTATTAAACGACAGCTTTGGACAGACGATATCAAATGGGAAGAACGAGATAAAGAATGCCCAAGACGTTGTTGCGAGCTGTTGGCAGAAATTGTCCATCCTAAATTCGGTCttcacgaaaaatttcaccagatcAAGGACGATGTATGGGACACATTGCGTCAAGAAATAATTCCAGATCGATTCGGGTTCCATGTCTTGATTCACGGAGATTTATGGCTGGGAAACACGTTATTCAAATACGACAAGTATGGTGACGTGACGAAAGTGAAATTCATCGATTTCCAGTTCTCGTCCTGGTCATCTCCAGTTTTCGATATACTGAATTTTACCCTATGTAGTATACGGTTCGATGTGTTCGAAAGACATTTCGACTTTTTAATGGAAACTTACATCGAAACGTTAAATAAAACGTTGAAATTCGTCCAATGTGATTTATTGTATTCGTTGGAGGAACTGTATAGTGATATGGAGAATCTACCAGCTACTGTCATCATGAACCTGAGCTGTCGTTTACCTGGATTTTTACACGGTTATGAAAATCCAGTAACGTATGAAACGTTCATTAAAAATGGCAATTTCGATTCCGTCGCTCATCacgagacattttttaaaaatgaattgtatttgaaaattcttaatcAATGGGTTTCCCACTATCATAAAAAAG GTTTGTTCGATTTGATATGA
- the LOC135846309 gene encoding uncharacterized protein LOC135846309: protein MEINNELLSKILSGDSSSKVAILDWHIEDNIAPGNNHSSMLSRLMVEYQRKGKIFKKSFILKVPSTHPAYSFGIKFEVYDKEYPMYTEVLEEMYKIDGEHMGPRLYYTDDKYSLMMKDLSLSGYKTADRTKQLDFHHCCLVLKKLARFHGLSVKLNRNSKISSTVKRMLYLDVELNEQFKELPRRICEQFAKITSSRSSLREKILQIKDDMSDRYRQELTSDRFTFKVLNHGDLWLGNTLFKYDKYGEVMKVKFIDFQYSSWTSPVFDILGFTICSMRFDVFERHFDFLMETYIDSLNKTLKLVQCDLYSLEELYRDMENLPATVIMNLSARLPPMLYGFKNATEHEIVIKDGILDIPAYYEKFFENELYLNVLDQWISHYDKKGLFDWK, encoded by the exons ATGGAGATCAACAACGAACTGCTCAGTAAGATCCTAAGCGGAGATTCATCTTCCAAAGTTGCAATACTAGACTGGCACATCGAAGACAACATAGCTCCAGGAAACAATCACTCATCGATGCTCTCTCGTCTGATGGTCGAATATCAAAGAaaaggtaaaatattcaaaaaatctttcatcCTCAAAGTACCTTCGACTCATCCCGCATATAGTTTCGGAATTAAATTCGAAGTATACGATAAAGAATACCCTATGTACACCGAAGTGCTCGAAGAAATGTACAAAATCGATGGCGAACACATGGGCCCCAGATTATACTACACCGATGATAAATACTCGTTGATGATGAAGGATCTATCTTTATCCGGATACAAAACAGCAGACCGCACCAAACAGCTGGATTTCCATCACTGCTgcttagttttgaaaaaattagccagGTTTCACGGTTTATCAGTAAAGCTGAATCGGAACTCGAAAATAAGTTCCACCGTTAAACGAATGTTATATTTAGATGTAGAATTGAATGAACAGTTCAAAGAACTGCCAAGACGTATTTGCGAACAATTCGCGAAAATCACGAGCTCAAGATCGAGTCTGCgtgaaaaaatccttcaaatcAAAGACGATATGAGCGACAGGTACCGTCAAGAATTAACTTCAGACCGATTCACattcaaagttttaaatcatggcgACTTGTGGTTGGGAAACACACTATTCAAATACGACAAGTATGGTGAGGTGATGAAAGTGAAATTCATAGATTTCCAATACTCGTCTTGGACATCTCCAGTATTCGACATTTTGGGTTTTACTATCTGCAGTATGAGGTTCGATGTGTTCGAgagacattttgattttttaatggaaacttATATCGATTCGTTGAACAAGACTTTGAAACTTGTCCAGTGCGATTTGTACTCGTTGGAAGAATTGTATCGTGATATGGAGAATCTGCCAGCTACTGTGATCATGAACCTGAGTGCTCGTTTACCTCCTATGTTGTatggttttaaaaatgcaaCAGAACACGAAATTGTTATCAAAGATGGAATATTAGACATTCCTGCTTATTATGagaagtttttcgaaaatgagttaTACTTGAATGTGCTGGATCAATGGATTTCTCACTATGATAAAAAAG GTTTGTTTGACTGGAAGTGA
- the LOC135846306 gene encoding uncharacterized protein LOC135846306 → MSSQAMKNYASQILEMLKKKGFTKIILLFPLVKPKVAASNPVSLDRYFAYRRALESLEDDIVSFWWTPAAVFLDLKRDQQNQAMRQFRVDEHYNMIPVMHKFHLSKKNGRYYPRFARKTELIQEMDKMYNYDWHKKTPPEIITDQDGAETQESREIVTEEDGLQYEIIRKKTLIEKKKAENPKNIEKEVADAVKKIEKLKKFIKPQTLHKLLNRIGIPSPPGEERNLSETAETPVSPAGASETIKINVNHVNGATHIPQNMQSAQPTLESSLNLLRTPVTPKPPLRREEIEARVREQILREKDKFDTCVVPLTVNGTAYPAQLDTGATPNVVSEETANILLRDHYDNVEYIMLKRPIVCNLADDSKVESYRYVIVLKLKFGDCELKIPFYILKGCNQIFIIGTKTMKVLGIKPDVENQQATCCPPGEEKTETLKFMSEQEYREKITLRRIRVKKKNVEQIDRITKKANTADKYQAKEPEDVDDGPEIFLETLRADLEQAVNEETITKKQAKKAFDILREFACIFSKYPGKWVGPPMKLRFKDPKNIKRFHGPKYTPSNKQMPLVREALRVMVAKKIVEPSSSPYINALVVNIKKNGDVRLCLNPMELNPILENDYNEAGLLDRIITTDGRAKIYCCLDFVAGFWQMVLHEACRKYCAFIVDGEVHQFIRVPYGLKVSSALFVKMMNTIMPAKKGRTKYVDDVLLKAATFEEMMELLVDTLKIIRDNGLRLNPRKSKFFKSKINHLGFQLQPGRILKQNKKLEKLDQFKAKHTNKKGEFKLKNEKDVMAFLGIVGFYKRFIADYQQLAVPLYEVIRKENFKWGEEQQNALEKLETEYRKKFELASPIEGQDFYLETSFTHDAMNAVVYQKGEDGTDHVILFVSNTFKDHQKRYTIIEKEMYSLANALKKLEMWLHGYKVHIRKDIMSIVHRFNTLAQIHCKAAAWITHFNCHDLVYDLPKRVGKWWEMQAPELTLYETNWTRMVPLGVVYKDLVKEQLVDCLKRLDLYQNRDENWSKVIRRLQAEELDMTSKQRKAKRQLEKKYVILEEEEGVRVLHRIREDGSKVPCMPDELYKDTIMYLHEEYSHVGAAKIDAIFRRMYYSPNVPKSAKLATSECLDCKHNKNFGQKKKLEYAQIEAYGIADVLSADSIGQIANKASDPKYMLVVKCVFTAKVWLKTLIVATKEEVSKAMKEILEEIKKLGHKVRKVITDNGTQFVSDAWNDLLKSYGVKIGHTTKYNPQSSLVERTMRIIGDRLRVKINQSAEDFDYTHHGWHKYAKQVENEINNTPTEFGVKPNEAWGIRDDLAQDLPVPSIGINAKFELRKLREEQRANNVPSITSEEALKMKMDPKKLIVDKKGFVWVAVDGACSQNGTDEAIAGIGISWTPSGDFNISERVVHPDYKNSNNLAEVIALIKAMEIALKNEVEKLKVFSDSNYLVTAVNHNSKRWIENNWKNSNKKPVHHKAAFQQVIELSKKFKEFELRHVRARKYDHNNFVADKLARKAVYTQEVIDENIDNMTDQQALVNFIREKRMQQRINNKVAFNKLHGPPTIFENGELVMLTSHRLSSYEKGLSKKLFQKRYGPYTVEQHVGSNCYMVKNVADPTDEQIVNTRQMTSYLNKNQLEELKNDLKQRSKFDNRDLVEKIRDYSKQKTIEQTEKLEEESEDEEEVDDPKDPEYLPRGSRKQPEKTLEKIRQTCQSEMPKKEISKHDAAFREIKKRLRRKLPPSEERKLEDCLEQTFPDKKMYRERREAARERYETRSKAKQVPTNLESSNLHTRNAPDDLGNQRNRKRKKTLNFIHLEMLEWNERAYFVQAFKFYDMNKQRQVKSCVADKE, encoded by the coding sequence ATGAGTTCACAAGCTATGAAGAATTATGCGTCGCAGATATTAGAGATGTTAAAAAAGAAAGGTTTCACGaagattattttattgtttccaCTGGTTAAGCCAAAAGTTGCTGCAAGTAATCCAGTTTCGCTGGACAGATACTTTGCGTACAGAAGAGCTTTGGAATCACTAGAAGATGATATTGTATCATTCTGGTGGACACCTGCTGCTGTATTTTTGGACTTAAAAAGAGACCAGCAGAATCAAGCTATGCGTCAGTTCAGAGTGGATGAACACTACAACATGATACCAGTGATGCACAAATTCCATTTAAGTAAGAAAAATGGTAGATACTATCCGAGATTTGCACGCAAAACAGAGTTGATTCAGGAAatggataaaatgtacaattacgATTGGCATAAGAAGACACCTCCTGAAATCATCACTGATCAAGATGGCGCTGAAACTCAGGAGAGCAGAGAAATTGTAACAGAAGAAGATGGATTGCAGTacgaaattatcagaaaaaagaCCCTgatagagaagaaaaaagcaGAGAATcctaaaaacattgaaaaagaagTTGCTGATgctgttaaaaaaatagagaagttaaaaaaattcatcaaacctCAGACACTCCACAAGCTACTCAACAGGATAggaatcccctcccctcccGGTGAGGAACGAAACTTATCAGAGACGGCAGAAACACCTGTCAGCCCTGCTGGGGCATCAGAGACGATTAAAATTAATGTTAATCACGTGAATGGGGCAACACATATCCCCCAAAACATGCAGAGTGCACAACCGACTCTCGAAAGTTCGTTGAACTTGCTCAGGACACCTGTTACGCCGAAACCACCGCTGCGAAGAGAAGAAATTGAAGCTCGAGTCAGAGAGCAGATCCTCAGAGAAAAAGATAAATTTGATACGTGTGTAGTGCCACTAACGGTAAATGGCACCGCCTATCCGGCTCAACTCGACACAGGTGCCACTCCCAACGTAGTATCAGAGGAAACAGCCAACATTCTACTCAGAGACCACTATGACAATGTTGAGTATATCATGCTGAAAAGACCTATAGTGTGTAACTTGGCAGACGATTCAAAAGTAGAGTCATATCGCTATGTCATAGTGCTGAAGCTCAAATTTGGAGATTGTGAACTCAAAATCCCATTTTATATCTTAAAAGGgtgcaatcaaattttcattattggCACAAAAACAATGAAAGTGCTTGGAATTAAACCTGATGTGGAAAATCAACAAGCTACCTGCTGCCCTCCAGGAGAGGAGAAAACAGAGACGTTGAAATTTATGTCAGAGCAGGAGTACAGAGAAAAAATCACACTCAGGCGaatcagagtaaagaaaaagaatGTTGAGCAAATTGATCGCATCACGAAAAAAGCCAACACTGCTGATAAGTATCAGGCAAAAGAGCCTGAGGATGTTGATGATggtccagaaatatttttggaaacactgcGAGCAGATTTGGAGCAAGCTGTTAATGAAGAAACCATTACGAAGAAACAGGCTAAAAAAGCTTTCGACATACTTAGAGAGTTTGCCTGTATATTCAGCAAGTACCCAGGAAAATGGGTAGGACCACCTATGAAGCTGAGATTTAAAGACCCTAAAAACATCAAGAGATTTCATGGTCCTAAATACACTCCTTCGAATAAGCAGATGCCACTTGTGAGAGAAGCTCTCAGAGTGATGGTTGCAAAAAAGATCGTTGAACCGTCCAGTTCACCTTATATCAACGCATTGGTTGTCAATATTAAGAAAAATGGCGACGTGAGATTATGCCTAAATCCTATGGAATTAAATcctatactcgaaaatgattaCAACGAGGCTGGATTGCTTGATAGAATTATAACGACAGATGGACGTGCCAAAATTTACTGCTGCCTTGATTTTGTggcaggattttggcagatggtgTTACATGAGGCCTGTAGAAAGTATTGTGCTTTCATTGTAGACGGAGAAGTCCATCAATTTATCAGAGTGCCATATGGATTGAAGGTGTCGTCTGCattgtttgtgaaaatgatgaacACAATTATGCCAGCGAAAAAAGGCAGAACTAAGTACGTTGACGATGTGCTACTTAAAGCTGCAactttcgaagagatgatggaactacTTGTTGACACACTCAAGATTATCAGAGATAATGGACTTAGGCTTAATCCAAGGAAgtcaaagtttttcaagagtaaGATAAACCATTTGGGATTCCAGCTCCAACCTGGCAGAATTTTGAAGCAgaataaaaaactcgaaaagcTTGATCAATTCAAAGCCAAGCACACCAACAAGAAAGgtgaattcaaactcaaaaatgaaaaagatgttATGGCATTTTTGGGCATCGTTGGATTTTACAAACGCTTCATAGCAGATTACCAGCAGTTAGCAGTGCCACTTTATGAAGTCATacgaaaagaaaacttcaagtgGGGAGAAGAGCAGCAGAATGCATTAGAGAAGTTGGAAACTGAGTACCGGAAGAAGTTTGAGCTGGCATCTCCGATCGAGGGGCAAGACTTTTATCTTGAGACCAGTTTTACACATGATGCCATGAATGCCGTAGTGTACCAAAAAGGAGAAGATGGCACAGAtcatgtaattttatttgtgagCAACACATTTAAAGACCATCAGAAGAGGTACACTATAATAGAGAAAGAAATGTATTCACTAGCAAATGCactaaaaaaactcgaaatgtggcTACATGGTTACAAAGTGCACATCAGAAAAGATATCATGTCAATTGTGCACAGATTTAATACTTTGGCTCAAATACACTGCAAAGCAGCAGCATGGATTACCCATTTTAATTGCCATGATTTGGTTtatgatttgccaaaaagagTTGGTAAATGGTGGGAAATGCAGGCACCTGAGCTGACCCTATATGAAACGAACTGGACCAGAATGGTGCCACTTGGCGTTGTTTACAAAGACCTAGTAAAAGAACAGTTGGTAGACTGTCTGAAGAGGCTGGACTTGtaccaaaacagagatgaaaattggtccaAGGTCATACGAAGACTTCAAGCTGAAGAACTGGACATGACTTCAAAGCAGAGAAAAGCGAAGAGacagctcgagaaaaaatatgtcattttggaagaagaagaaggtgtcAGAGTACTTCATCGAATCAGAGAAGATGGCTCAAAAGTGCCATGTATGCCAGATGAGCTGTACAAAGATaccataatgtacctacatgaggAATACAGCCATGTAGGAGCTGCCAAAATCGATGCTATTTTTCGACGCATGTACTATTCGCCAAATGTAccaaaatctgccaaattgGCCACAAGCGAATGCCTCGATTGTAAACATAACAAgaactttgggcagaaaaagaagctagagtatgctcaaattgaAGCTTATGGCATAGCAGATGTACTATCAGCTGACTCGATTGGACAAATTGCTAACAAGGCCAGTGATCCAAAATACATGTTAGTTGTGAAATGTGTATTCACTGCCAAAGTATGGCTGAAAACCCTGATTGTGGCTACCAAAGAAGAGGTTTCTAAAGCTATGAAAGAGATCCTCGAAGAAATCAAGAAACTGGGGCACAAAGTGCGTAAAGTCATTACTGATAATGGTACTCAATTTGTGAGTGATGCTTGGAATGACCTACTCAAATCCTATGGTGTGAAAATTGGCCACACTACTAAATATAATCCACAATCAAGCCTAGtggaaagaacaatgagaataattggcgaTAGACTGAGAGTCAAGATAAATCAGTCAGCAGAGGACTTCGACTATACTCACCATGGCTGGCATAAATATGCCAAACAAGTCGAAAATGAGATAAATAATACACCAACTGAGTTCGGGGTAAAGCCAAATGAAGCTTGGGGAATCAGAGATGATTTAGCTCAGGATTTGCCAGTGCCAAGCATTGGCATAAATGCCAAATTCGAGTTGAGAAAGTTACGAGAAGAGCAACGTGCCAATAATGTTCCATCAATAACATCAGAAGAggctctgaaaatgaaaatggacccCAAAAAGCTCATTGTTGATAAAAAAGGATTTGTATGGGTAGCAGTAGACGGTGCCTGTTCTCAAAATGGCACTGATGAAGCAATTGCGGGTATCGGAATCAGTTGGACACCCAGTGGAGATTTCAATATTTCCGAACGAGTCGTGCACCCtgattataaaaattccaataatttggCTGAAGTCATTGCGTTGATCAAAGCGATGGAAATTGccttaaaaaatgaagtagagAAGCTCAAAGTATTTTCCGATTCCAACTACCTGGTTACTGCAGTCAACCACAACTCGAAAAGGTGgattgaaaataactggaaaaattcgaacaaaaaaccagttcatcatAAAGCAGCTTTCCAGCAGGTCATTGAactatccaaaaaattcaaggagttcgaGTTAAGACATGTCAGAGCGAGAAAATATGACCATAATAATTTTGTAGCAGACAAGCTGGCCAGAAAAGCAGTCTACACTCAAGAAgtcattgatgaaaatattgacaatATGACTGACCAACAGGCGTTGGTGAATTTTATTCGTGAGAAAAGAATGCAACAGAGAATCAATAACAAAGTCGCATTCAACAAATTACATGGGCCCCCCACTATTTTTGAGaatggtgaattggtcatgTTGACTTCGCATCGCCTGTCGTCGTATGAAAAAGGCCTgtcaaaaaagctatttcaaaaacgctatgGTCCTTATACGGTAGAACAGCACGTTGGTAGCAATtgttacatggtcaaaaatgtggCTGACCCTACTGATGAGCAAATTGTCAACACTCGCCAAATGACGTCATATCTTAACAAGAACCAGCTGgaggagttgaaaaatgatttaaagcAGAGATCAAAATTCGATAACAGAGACTTGGTGGAGAAAATCAGAGATTACTCAAAGCAGAAAACCATCGAGCAAACAGAGAAGTTGGAAGAGGAAAGCGAAGATGAGGAGGAGGTCGACGACCCCAAGGATCCAGAGTATTTGCCCAGAGGTTCGCGAAAACAACctgaaaaaaccctggaaaaaattcgccaaacttGCCAATCAGAGATGCCTAAAAAAGAGATATCCAAACATGATGCAGCATTCCGAGAGATAAAGAAGAGATTACGCAGAAAGCTCCCCCCCTCTGAAGAACGAAAGCTCGAAGATTGCCTCGAACAAACATTTCCTGATAAGAAAATGTACAGGGAGAGGAGAGAGGCGGCGCGGGAGAGGTACGAAACGCGTTCCAAAGCTaagcaggtacctactaatCTCGAAAGCTCGAACTTGCATACTCGAAATGCACCGGATGACCTTGGAAATCAGAGAAATAGAAAGCGCAAAAAGACATTGAATTTCATACACCTCGAAATGCTAGAATGGAACGAACGTGCATATTTTGTGCAAGCTTTCAAGTTCTATGATATGAACAAACAGAGACAAGTCAAAAGCTGTGTTGCAGATAAAGAATAG